A part of Lacinutrix sp. 5H-3-7-4 genomic DNA contains:
- a CDS encoding glycosyltransferase — protein MNKELLIIGIVWPEPKSSAAGTRMMHLIYLFLSKNYNITFATACAKSDNAFNLKSIGVVTKEIELNNSSFDVFVKKLNPDIVIFDRFMTEEQFGWRVAEQCPNALRLLDTEDLHCLRKGRQQALKDQSVFNTHYLFNAVAKREIASIYRCDLTLIISEVEVDILKHQFKVDEHLLCYLPFLLESISPKQQSVLPGFRAREHFVTVGNFLHEPNLDGIKYLKEYIWPTIRKQLPKAEMHIYGSYESHKVTQLEDKKSGFYIKGFVEDIATVMQQYKVCLVPLRFGAGLKGKIIDAMYNGTPCITTSIGAEGMYGTLEPNGFIEDEPLDFAKMAVELYSNKIFWNAKQKHGVNVINLRFDKQLFTADFMHRVEATKNGLEVHRKSNFTGAMLMHHTLQSTKFMSKWIEEKNA, from the coding sequence TTGAATAAAGAACTTTTAATAATTGGCATTGTATGGCCAGAGCCAAAAAGCTCTGCAGCAGGAACCCGTATGATGCATTTAATATACCTATTCCTTTCTAAAAACTATAATATAACTTTTGCTACAGCTTGTGCAAAAAGTGATAATGCTTTCAATTTAAAAAGCATTGGTGTTGTTACTAAGGAAATAGAATTAAACAATTCTAGTTTTGATGTTTTTGTAAAAAAACTAAATCCAGATATTGTAATATTTGATCGTTTTATGACCGAAGAACAATTTGGATGGCGTGTGGCAGAACAATGCCCAAATGCTTTAAGGTTATTAGATACAGAAGACTTACACTGTTTAAGAAAAGGTAGGCAGCAAGCATTAAAAGATCAATCGGTTTTTAATACTCATTATTTGTTTAATGCTGTAGCTAAACGAGAAATTGCAAGTATCTATAGGTGCGATTTAACTTTAATTATTAGTGAAGTTGAGGTAGATATCTTAAAACATCAATTTAAAGTAGATGAGCATTTATTATGTTATTTACCTTTTTTATTAGAATCTATTTCTCCTAAACAGCAAAGTGTATTACCAGGATTTAGAGCAAGAGAACATTTTGTAACTGTTGGTAATTTTTTACATGAACCTAATTTAGATGGTATTAAATACCTAAAAGAATACATTTGGCCAACAATTAGAAAACAATTACCTAAAGCCGAAATGCATATATATGGTTCTTACGAATCTCATAAAGTCACTCAATTAGAAGATAAAAAATCTGGGTTTTACATTAAAGGCTTTGTAGAAGATATTGCAACAGTAATGCAACAATATAAAGTATGTTTGGTACCATTACGTTTTGGAGCTGGACTAAAAGGGAAAATTATAGATGCGATGTATAATGGAACACCTTGTATAACTACAAGTATAGGAGCAGAAGGTATGTACGGCACTTTAGAACCTAACGGTTTTATTGAAGACGAACCTTTAGATTTTGCAAAAATGGCAGTAGAATTATACAGCAACAAAATATTTTGGAATGCAAAACAAAAGCACGGTGTTAATGTTATAAACTTACGTTTTGATAAACAATTATTTACAGCAGATTTTATGCATAGAGTTGAAGCTACTAAAAATGGTTTAGAAGTGCATAGAAAAAGTAATTTTACTGGAGCGATGCTTATGCACCATACACTACAAAGTACAAAGTTTATGAGTAAATGGATAGAAGAGAAAAATGCATAA
- a CDS encoding KTSC domain-containing protein: protein MKRIKEYKKLFNVENDMTLKSLKTTYRSLVKEWHPDKFQDNDEKALEAEEVSRKVIDGYHFLVSIAPETIAANKDEYNTTISTTIMDWKHKGLLLEVTFLDGNTYEYFGVNKALYIKFAQSDKQNRFGKRNIFNTFTYRKIKKQDVMA from the coding sequence ATGAAACGCATTAAGGAGTACAAAAAGTTATTTAACGTTGAGAATGATATGACTTTAAAAAGTTTAAAAACAACGTATAGAAGTCTTGTAAAAGAATGGCATCCAGATAAATTTCAAGATAATGATGAAAAAGCTCTAGAGGCCGAAGAAGTTAGTAGAAAGGTTATTGATGGTTACCACTTTTTAGTTAGTATTGCTCCAGAAACTATTGCTGCTAATAAAGATGAATATAATACAACTATAAGTACAACAATTATGGATTGGAAACATAAAGGTTTACTACTAGAAGTTACTTTTTTAGATGGTAATACTTATGAGTATTTTGGTGTAAATAAAGCTTTATACATAAAATTTGCTCAAAGTGATAAGCAAAACCGTTTTGGAAAACGTAATATTTTTAATACGTTTACTTATAGAAAAATTAAGAAACAAGATGTTATGGCATAG
- a CDS encoding ABC-F family ATP-binding cassette domain-containing protein, protein MITVDGLAVEFSGTTLFSDVNFVINPNDKIALMGKNGAGKSTMMKIVAGEQKGTRGKVSFPKETVIAYLPQHLLTKDNSTVFEEASKAFKHIFKMRDEIEALNKQLETRTDYESNEYMAIIEKVSELGEQYYALEDVNYDAEVEKALKGLGFKQADFTRQTNEFSGGWRMRIELAKILLQKPDLILLDEPTNHIDIESVIWLEDFLINKANAVMVISHDRAFIDNITNRTIEVTMGRIYDYKANYSHYLQLREERRSHQIKAYQEQQKFIADNMAFIERFKGTFSKTNQVASRERMLEKLDIIEIDEVDNSALKLKFPSAQRSGDYPVIVEDLSKSYGDHVVFKNASFSIARGEKVSFVGRNGEGKSTMIKSILGEIEVEGKCALGHNVQVGYFAQNQAALLDQDLTIFETVDAVAKGDVRTQIKNILGRFMFKGDDIDKKVSVLSGGEKTRLAMVKLLLEPVNLLILDEPTNHLDLKSKDVLKEALLDFDGTLILVSHDRDFLQGLSQKVFEFKDQRVIEHFETIDAFLERNRIQNLKDIDLN, encoded by the coding sequence ATGATTACAGTAGATGGTTTAGCAGTAGAGTTTAGTGGAACAACTTTATTTAGCGATGTGAATTTTGTTATAAATCCAAACGATAAAATTGCATTAATGGGTAAAAATGGAGCAGGAAAATCTACAATGATGAAGATTGTTGCAGGCGAGCAAAAAGGCACTCGAGGAAAAGTGAGCTTTCCTAAAGAAACTGTAATTGCATACTTACCACAACATTTACTTACTAAAGATAATAGTACTGTTTTTGAAGAAGCTTCTAAAGCATTCAAGCATATTTTTAAAATGCGAGATGAAATTGAAGCCCTTAACAAGCAGCTGGAAACACGAACAGATTATGAAAGCAATGAATACATGGCCATAATTGAAAAAGTAAGCGAATTAGGCGAACAATATTATGCTTTAGAAGATGTAAATTATGATGCCGAAGTAGAAAAAGCATTAAAAGGTTTAGGGTTTAAACAAGCAGATTTTACAAGGCAAACCAATGAGTTTTCTGGTGGTTGGAGAATGCGAATAGAATTAGCAAAAATTCTATTACAAAAACCAGACTTAATTTTATTAGATGAGCCTACAAACCACATAGATATAGAATCTGTAATTTGGTTAGAGGATTTTTTAATAAATAAAGCAAATGCAGTAATGGTTATTTCTCATGACCGTGCATTTATAGACAATATTACAAACCGTACAATAGAGGTTACTATGGGACGTATTTACGATTATAAAGCCAATTATTCTCATTACTTACAGTTGCGCGAAGAACGTCGCAGTCACCAAATTAAAGCTTACCAAGAACAACAAAAATTTATAGCCGATAATATGGCATTTATAGAACGTTTTAAAGGCACGTTTTCTAAAACTAACCAAGTTGCATCACGAGAACGCATGCTTGAAAAGTTAGATATTATAGAAATCGATGAGGTTGATAACTCGGCATTAAAACTTAAGTTTCCATCTGCACAACGTTCTGGCGATTATCCTGTAATTGTTGAAGATTTATCTAAAAGTTATGGTGATCATGTTGTATTTAAAAACGCAAGTTTCTCTATAGCTAGAGGCGAGAAAGTATCTTTTGTAGGAAGAAATGGAGAAGGAAAATCTACAATGATAAAATCTATTTTAGGTGAAATTGAAGTAGAAGGAAAGTGTGCTTTAGGTCACAACGTTCAAGTAGGTTATTTTGCACAAAACCAAGCGGCATTATTAGATCAAGACTTAACTATTTTTGAAACAGTAGATGCTGTTGCAAAAGGAGATGTTAGAACCCAAATTAAAAATATTTTAGGCCGTTTTATGTTTAAAGGCGATGATATAGATAAAAAAGTATCGGTATTATCTGGTGGTGAAAAAACAAGATTAGCAATGGTTAAATTACTTTTAGAACCAGTGAATTTGCTAATTTTAGATGAACCTACAAATCACTTAGATTTAAAATCTAAAGATGTTTTAAAAGAGGCATTATTAGATTTTGACGGCACATTAATATTAGTATCTCACGACCGTGATTTTTTACAAGGTTTATCTCAAAAAGTATTTGAGTTTAAAGATCAACGCGTTATAGAACACTTTGAAACTATTGATGCCTTTTTAGAGCGTAATCGTATTCAAAATTTAAAAGATATAGATTTAAATTAA
- a CDS encoding DUF4421 family protein has protein sequence MKNTCCILLIFCFTKLYSQDIISFKDKLLFKVELNKQTESFLINEANSNAFIAEANNVYKLKIAANYKFLGLSIGFSPSNSYGNNKSKFRNIQLRLFPNQWFQTIEHRRVQGFYQDQIPNGTALKQFPHLKTTSWTGSTAYVLNKNFSLKHLMALNEWQRETSGSFIPTLNYGFNRLSDFTENGKYIQNNFDISLTPNYYYTWVIKQHWFISGNLSPSIGVRFSKEKINGIETRDTFFTNALDFNLQFGYTTETISAGAKFSFASNSNKEDNISRNFVNDKTYASLYFGYRFEPPTFIKNTANWIKTKTGL, from the coding sequence ATGAAAAATACTTGCTGCATTCTATTAATATTCTGTTTTACAAAACTTTACTCTCAAGATATAATTTCATTTAAAGATAAATTATTATTTAAAGTTGAATTAAATAAACAAACTGAATCCTTTTTAATTAATGAAGCAAATAGCAATGCTTTTATAGCGGAAGCTAATAATGTGTATAAATTAAAAATTGCAGCCAATTATAAATTTTTAGGTTTAAGTATTGGTTTTTCTCCAAGCAATAGTTACGGAAACAATAAATCTAAATTTAGAAACATCCAGTTAAGGCTGTTTCCAAACCAATGGTTTCAAACTATAGAACATAGACGTGTACAAGGTTTTTACCAAGATCAAATTCCCAATGGTACTGCTTTAAAACAATTTCCGCATTTAAAAACAACAAGTTGGACAGGAAGTACAGCTTACGTTCTAAATAAAAACTTTTCTTTAAAACATTTAATGGCTTTAAATGAATGGCAACGAGAAACTTCTGGAAGTTTTATTCCTACTTTAAATTATGGATTTAATAGATTATCAGACTTTACAGAAAACGGAAAATACATTCAGAATAATTTCGACATTTCTTTAACTCCAAATTATTATTATACTTGGGTAATTAAGCAACATTGGTTTATTTCTGGAAATTTATCACCTTCTATTGGTGTAAGGTTTTCAAAAGAAAAAATTAATGGTATTGAAACTCGCGATACTTTTTTTACTAATGCTTTAGACTTTAACTTACAGTTTGGCTATACTACCGAGACTATTAGTGCTGGCGCAAAATTTAGCTTTGCGTCAAACAGTAATAAAGAAGATAATATATCACGAAATTTTGTAAACGATAAAACCTATGCTAGTCTTTATTTTGGTTACCGTTTTGAGCCGCCAACGTTTATAAAAAACACAGCAAACTGGATTAAAACTAAAACTGGTTTATAA
- a CDS encoding NAD-dependent deacylase, translated as MKHLVVLTGAGMSAESGLKTFRDANGLWEGHDVMEVATPEGFLNNPELVLEFYNQRRQQLLEVEPNTAHYELARLEEQFKVSIITQNVDDLHERAGSNTVIHLHGELLKVRSIITPDNVYSWRKPLHLGDKDKNGHQLRPHIVWFGEAVPLIETAANICSQADILLIIGTSMQVYPAAGLKDYIPAQTHTYFIDPNPAVSSNNALTVIAKTATEGIKDFIKALNSNH; from the coding sequence ATGAAACATCTCGTAGTACTAACTGGTGCAGGAATGAGTGCCGAAAGTGGTTTAAAAACATTTAGAGACGCCAATGGCTTGTGGGAAGGACACGATGTTATGGAAGTTGCAACACCTGAAGGATTTTTAAATAATCCAGAATTGGTTTTAGAATTTTACAACCAAAGGAGACAACAGCTTTTAGAAGTAGAACCTAACACTGCACATTATGAACTAGCTAGACTAGAGGAGCAATTTAAGGTGAGTATTATTACTCAAAACGTGGACGATTTACATGAACGTGCTGGTAGCAATACTGTTATACATTTACATGGCGAACTTTTAAAAGTACGTAGTATAATTACGCCAGATAATGTGTATTCCTGGCGAAAACCACTTCACCTTGGTGATAAAGATAAAAACGGACACCAATTACGACCACATATTGTTTGGTTTGGTGAAGCTGTACCTTTAATTGAAACAGCAGCAAATATTTGTAGCCAGGCAGATATTTTGTTAATTATTGGTACCTCTATGCAAGTATATCCTGCTGCTGGTTTAAAAGATTATATTCCTGCACAAACACACACTTATTTTATAGACCCTAATCCTGCTGTTAGCAGTAACAACGCATTAACAGTAATTGCTAAAACGGCTACCGAAGGCATTAAAGACTTTATTAAAGCGCTAAATTCAAATCACTAA
- a CDS encoding CHRD domain-containing protein, which translates to MTLFFKSKSLLKYFLLFSLLTIFSCGDDDSDGDAFENVTQLASKTFQLFPVEDPSISGTAKFIKNSNETVTVEIQLIGTEEGNLHPAHIHFNTAAEGGDIAITLQAVEGETGFSTTTFDVLDDDTIISYEELLDFDGYINVHFSESNLEDIIAQGDIGQNELTGTTKSYALGSVDFPAISGNATFSQRVNNETLVTINLDGTPASGEHPAHIHFNTAAETGAIAYSLNTIDGTTGESKTNIDAISYNNLLDFDGYINVHLSDTNLDVLLAQGDIGQNELTGTSVTYNLSAVSDPSIMGDITFFERFNGEALAVIDIINTPNGAMHPAHIHAGSVATAPGAILFTFTPVNGDNGVSKTNVAMLDNGTSFVYNDVLTVDGYVNVHESMDNLAVLVAQGNIGANN; encoded by the coding sequence ATGACGCTTTTTTTTAAATCAAAATCATTATTAAAATATTTCTTACTATTTAGTTTATTAACCATTTTTTCTTGTGGTGATGATGATAGCGATGGTGATGCTTTTGAAAATGTAACGCAGTTAGCTTCTAAAACATTTCAATTATTTCCTGTAGAAGATCCTAGTATTTCTGGAACAGCAAAGTTTATTAAAAATTCTAATGAAACAGTAACAGTAGAAATACAGTTAATAGGTACAGAAGAAGGTAACTTACATCCTGCGCACATTCACTTTAATACTGCTGCAGAAGGTGGAGATATAGCTATAACATTACAAGCTGTAGAAGGAGAAACAGGTTTTAGTACAACCACTTTTGATGTTTTAGACGATGATACTATTATTAGTTACGAAGAGCTTTTAGATTTTGATGGTTATATAAATGTTCATTTTAGTGAAAGTAATTTAGAAGATATTATTGCACAAGGCGATATAGGGCAAAACGAATTAACAGGAACTACAAAATCTTATGCTTTGGGTAGCGTTGATTTTCCTGCAATTTCTGGTAATGCAACATTTTCACAACGTGTAAATAATGAAACTTTGGTAACTATAAATTTAGATGGTACACCAGCAAGTGGTGAACATCCTGCACATATTCACTTTAATACTGCTGCAGAAACTGGAGCGATTGCCTATAGTTTAAATACTATAGATGGTACAACAGGAGAAAGCAAAACAAATATAGATGCCATTTCTTACAATAATTTGTTAGATTTTGATGGTTATATAAATGTGCATTTAAGTGATACTAATTTAGATGTTTTATTAGCGCAAGGCGATATAGGGCAAAATGAATTAACAGGTACATCTGTTACCTATAATTTAAGTGCAGTTAGTGATCCAAGTATAATGGGAGACATTACATTTTTCGAGCGTTTTAATGGTGAGGCTTTAGCAGTAATAGATATTATAAATACGCCAAATGGCGCCATGCATCCAGCACATATTCATGCAGGTAGTGTGGCTACAGCACCAGGCGCAATTTTATTTACGTTTACTCCAGTAAATGGAGATAATGGCGTAAGTAAAACTAATGTAGCCATGTTAGATAACGGAACATCTTTTGTTTATAATGATGTATTAACCGTAGATGGATACGTAAATGTACACGAAAGTATGGATAACCTTGCTGTGTTAGTTGCGCAAGGTAATATTGGTGCAAATAATTAA
- a CDS encoding RNA methyltransferase, which yields MIDKKLLEHLETYLTDHRLQRFYKVLEQRTKHFTVATEDVYQLHNTSAVIRSCDVFGIQEVNIVEEVNAKRIDREIAMGAQKWVDLNRYHTVKDAIQDVKQKGYQVVATTPHANDCNLRDFDVTKKSCFFFGRETEGLSQEVLDEADVFLKIPMVGFTESLNISVSAAIILQHVTTELKQTNINWQLTETEKLEKRLDWCKKTIKSYDEIIERFNKNNYI from the coding sequence ATGATAGATAAAAAACTACTAGAACATTTAGAAACTTATTTAACAGACCATAGATTGCAACGCTTTTATAAGGTTTTAGAACAACGCACAAAGCATTTTACAGTAGCTACAGAAGATGTGTACCAACTACACAATACAAGTGCAGTAATAAGAAGTTGTGATGTTTTTGGTATACAAGAAGTTAATATTGTAGAAGAGGTAAATGCCAAGCGTATAGACCGTGAAATTGCAATGGGTGCTCAAAAATGGGTAGATTTAAACCGTTACCATACTGTAAAAGATGCTATACAAGATGTAAAACAAAAAGGATATCAAGTGGTAGCAACTACACCACATGCAAACGATTGTAATTTGCGTGATTTTGATGTTACTAAAAAGTCTTGCTTTTTCTTTGGAAGAGAAACCGAAGGTTTATCTCAAGAAGTTTTAGATGAAGCCGATGTGTTTTTAAAAATACCTATGGTTGGTTTTACTGAAAGTTTAAATATATCTGTTTCTGCAGCAATTATTTTACAACATGTTACTACAGAGTTAAAACAAACAAATATAAACTGGCAGTTAACTGAAACCGAAAAATTAGAGAAACGACTAGATTGGTGTAAAAAAACAATTAAAAGTTATGATGAGATAATAGAACGTTTCAATAAAAACAATTACATTTAA
- a CDS encoding SRPBCC family protein — protein MLIFYIFLGLIALFIILTLVAPKTFNVSRSIVINKPLPEVFEYLKYIKNQDNWSPWKLKDPDMKQEFVGTDGEIGFVSKWVGNKEVGTGEQEIINIIENESIEAMLRFFKPWKSESNAITKVEDLGNNKTKVIWGFHGESKPPSNVFFLFFNMDKAVGKDFEAGLKMLKDILEK, from the coding sequence ATGCTCATTTTTTATATTTTTTTAGGATTAATAGCGCTATTTATAATACTAACATTGGTTGCACCAAAAACCTTTAATGTGAGTAGAAGTATTGTTATAAATAAGCCGCTACCAGAAGTTTTTGAGTATTTAAAATATATTAAAAATCAGGATAATTGGTCGCCTTGGAAACTTAAAGATCCAGATATGAAACAAGAGTTTGTTGGTACAGATGGAGAAATAGGTTTTGTGTCTAAATGGGTTGGTAATAAAGAAGTTGGAACTGGAGAACAAGAAATAATTAATATCATTGAAAACGAAAGTATAGAAGCAATGCTTCGTTTTTTTAAACCATGGAAATCTGAGTCTAATGCCATAACTAAAGTTGAAGATTTAGGGAATAATAAAACTAAAGTTATTTGGGGATTTCATGGTGAGAGTAAACCACCATCAAATGTGTTTTTTCTCTTTTTTAATATGGATAAAGCTGTTGGTAAAGACTTTGAAGCTGGTTTAAAAATGCTTAAAGATATTTTAGAAAAATAG
- a CDS encoding carboxypeptidase-like regulatory domain-containing protein: MKHFLAAFFFIFSLTYSFAQNKENNNDTQPKPDGNTAIGVILDAVTNAPLESVNIVNLNTVIGTTTNSKGAFKIKAKANDTLHLSYVGYKSIKVRVTNDWLKFGSSEIILTELALALEEVVVSQLQLTGYLEVDIKQVAVNENYRYKIAGLNSGYEAGNNKSANKFSKVLGSIFNPLDFLYNTFSKKGKELRKLKKVKEDDEVRNLLASRFDREMLMVLLNVNKVDLDEMVSQCNYSKEFVETANDLQMLDAISQCYEEYKVLSRNKKRI; the protein is encoded by the coding sequence ATGAAACATTTTTTAGCCGCATTCTTTTTTATTTTTAGTCTTACCTATAGTTTTGCTCAAAATAAAGAAAACAATAACGATACCCAACCAAAACCCGATGGTAACACTGCTATTGGTGTTATTTTAGATGCGGTAACAAATGCACCATTAGAAAGCGTTAATATTGTAAATTTAAATACTGTAATTGGTACAACCACAAACAGTAAAGGAGCGTTTAAAATAAAGGCTAAAGCTAATGATACGCTTCACTTATCTTACGTAGGTTATAAATCTATTAAAGTTCGTGTAACTAATGATTGGTTAAAATTTGGAAGTTCAGAAATTATATTAACCGAGTTAGCTTTAGCACTAGAAGAAGTTGTTGTAAGCCAATTACAACTTACAGGATATCTTGAAGTAGATATTAAACAAGTAGCTGTAAACGAGAATTACCGTTATAAAATTGCAGGATTAAATTCTGGTTACGAAGCTGGTAATAACAAATCTGCTAATAAGTTTAGTAAGGTTTTGGGCTCTATTTTTAATCCGTTAGACTTTTTATATAACACCTTTAGTAAAAAAGGAAAAGAACTTAGAAAGCTTAAAAAAGTTAAAGAAGATGATGAAGTAAGAAACCTTCTAGCATCACGTTTTGATAGAGAAATGCTTATGGTTTTACTTAATGTTAATAAAGTAGATTTAGATGAAATGGTGTCGCAATGCAACTACTCTAAAGAGTTTGTTGAAACAGCAAACGATTTACAAATGCTAGATGCAATTAGCCAATGTTATGAAGAATACAAGGTTTTAAGCCGTAATAAAAAACGTATTTAA
- a CDS encoding DEAD/DEAH box helicase, translated as MSTFQELGLNEDLLKGITDLGFETPSEVQEKAIPILLQDEGDLVALAQTGTGKTAAFGFPMLQKIDVNSRTTQGLILSPTRELCLQIANEMKAYGKYCKGLNVVAIYGGSSITDQAREVKRGAQIIVATPGRMKDMISRKLVDITKIQYSVLDEADEMLNMGFKEDITDILSGTPKDKSTWLFSATMPKEVARIAKDFMHEPQEITVGHKNESTSNVSHEYYLVNARDRYQALKRLADANPDIFSVIFCRTKRDTQKVAEQLIEDGYSAGALHGDLSQNQRDIVMKQFRTRQIQMLVATDVAARGIDVDDVTHVINYQLSDEIETYTHRSGRTGRAGKTGVSMVIVSKSEVRRLRSIERIINKKFEKKDIPNGMEICEVQLMSLANKIHNTEINHEIDKYLEDINTMFEDTSKDELIKKFFSVEFTRFFNYYQKAKDLNISAGDPNRDGGRASSGNATRYFINVGEKDGFNWMSLKDFLKEQLGLTKDDLFKVDTKDTFSFFNTEKEHEEKVLAHFNEFKHEGRFVNVEVTEDKPNRGGRGRGRSGGGRRRDGGKGGDRRRGDRRSGGRSDERRSRRSEGSDRGDRKRRSDDKPTRSRRSDGGDRDKSEFKTTHSRPRRSRR; from the coding sequence ATGAGCACATTCCAAGAATTAGGTCTTAATGAAGACCTTTTAAAAGGTATTACAGATTTAGGTTTTGAAACACCATCTGAAGTACAAGAAAAAGCAATCCCAATTTTATTACAAGACGAAGGCGATTTAGTTGCCTTAGCACAAACGGGAACAGGAAAAACCGCAGCCTTTGGTTTTCCAATGCTTCAAAAAATTGACGTTAACAGTCGTACAACTCAAGGTTTAATTTTATCGCCAACACGTGAACTTTGTTTACAAATAGCAAACGAAATGAAAGCCTACGGTAAATACTGTAAAGGTTTAAACGTTGTTGCTATTTATGGTGGTTCTAGTATTACAGACCAAGCACGCGAAGTAAAACGTGGTGCACAAATTATTGTAGCAACGCCTGGTCGTATGAAAGATATGATTAGCAGAAAATTAGTAGATATTACTAAAATTCAATATTCTGTTTTAGATGAAGCCGATGAGATGCTAAACATGGGTTTTAAAGAAGATATTACAGATATTCTTTCTGGAACACCTAAAGATAAAAGCACATGGTTATTTTCTGCAACTATGCCAAAAGAAGTTGCCAGAATAGCTAAAGATTTTATGCACGAACCACAAGAAATTACGGTGGGTCATAAAAACGAAAGTACCTCTAACGTATCACACGAATATTACTTAGTAAATGCTCGTGACCGTTACCAAGCTTTAAAGCGTTTAGCAGATGCTAATCCAGATATTTTTTCGGTTATATTTTGTAGAACAAAACGTGATACACAAAAAGTTGCCGAGCAGTTAATTGAAGATGGTTATAGCGCAGGAGCATTACACGGTGATTTAAGTCAAAACCAGCGTGATATTGTAATGAAACAATTTAGAACACGCCAAATACAAATGCTTGTAGCAACAGATGTTGCCGCTCGTGGTATTGATGTTGACGATGTTACACACGTAATTAACTACCAATTAAGTGACGAAATAGAAACATACACACACCGAAGCGGTCGTACTGGTCGTGCAGGAAAAACAGGTGTTTCTATGGTAATTGTTTCTAAAAGTGAAGTACGCAGACTTAGAAGTATTGAGCGTATTATTAATAAGAAATTTGAAAAGAAAGACATACCAAATGGTATGGAAATTTGCGAAGTACAATTAATGTCTTTAGCAAACAAAATTCATAATACAGAAATTAATCACGAAATAGACAAGTATTTAGAAGACATAAACACGATGTTTGAAGATACTTCTAAAGATGAGTTAATTAAAAAATTCTTCTCTGTAGAGTTTACACGTTTCTTTAATTACTACCAAAAAGCTAAAGACTTAAACATATCGGCTGGAGATCCAAACCGCGATGGCGGTCGTGCTTCAAGTGGTAATGCAACACGTTACTTTATTAACGTAGGAGAAAAAGATGGTTTTAACTGGATGTCTTTAAAAGACTTTTTAAAAGAACAATTGGGTTTAACCAAAGACGATTTATTTAAAGTAGATACAAAAGATACATTCTCTTTTTTCAATACAGAAAAAGAACACGAAGAAAAAGTTTTAGCACATTTTAATGAGTTTAAACATGAAGGTCGTTTTGTAAATGTAGAAGTAACCGAAGATAAACCAAATCGTGGTGGTCGTGGTCGTGGACGCTCTGGTGGCGGAAGAAGACGCGATGGCGGAAAAGGTGGCGATAGAAGACGTGGTGACAGACGCTCTGGCGGAAGAAGCGACGAAAGACGCAGCAGACGTAGCGAAGGATCTGACAGAGGTGATAGAAAAAGAAGAAGTGACGATAAACCAACACGCTCAAGAAGAAGCGATGGTGGCGATAGAGATAAAAGTGAATTTAAAACAACACATTCTCGACCAAGACGTTCTAGAAGATAA